The Micromonospora sediminicola genome contains a region encoding:
- the mgrA gene encoding L-glyceraldehyde 3-phosphate reductase, whose protein sequence is MTYLASDDRYESMRYRRSGRSGLRLPVISLGLWHNFGPDRPFERQRDIVRRAFDLGITHFDLANNYGPPPGSAEENFGRLLATDLKPYRDELVVSTKAGYLMWPGPYGEWGSRKYLISSLDQSLRRMGLDHVDIFYSHRFDPDTPLEETMGALDAVVRSGKALYVGISNYDSEQTARAAEILRDLGTPLLINQPSYSMLNRWTESDGLLDTLEQVGAGCIAYSPLAQGVLTDRYLDGIPADSRVRTSVFLNESDLDEARMATVRGLAAVAERRGQTLAQLALTWALRDPRMTSLIVGASSVAQLEGNVAALDNLDLAGEDLAEIEQLLD, encoded by the coding sequence GTGACCTACCTCGCCAGCGACGACCGTTACGAATCGATGCGCTACCGGCGCAGCGGCCGCAGTGGGCTCCGGCTGCCCGTCATCTCCCTCGGCCTGTGGCACAACTTCGGGCCGGACCGGCCCTTCGAGCGGCAGCGCGACATCGTCCGCCGCGCGTTCGACCTCGGCATCACCCACTTCGACCTGGCCAACAACTACGGCCCGCCGCCGGGGTCGGCGGAGGAGAACTTCGGTCGGCTGCTCGCCACCGACCTGAAGCCGTACCGCGACGAGCTGGTCGTCTCCACCAAGGCCGGCTACCTGATGTGGCCCGGCCCGTACGGCGAGTGGGGCTCCCGCAAGTACCTGATCTCGTCGCTGGACCAGTCGCTGCGCCGGATGGGCCTGGACCACGTCGACATCTTCTACTCGCACCGGTTCGACCCGGACACCCCGCTGGAGGAGACGATGGGCGCGCTGGACGCCGTCGTCCGGTCCGGCAAGGCGCTCTACGTCGGCATCTCCAACTACGACTCGGAGCAGACCGCCCGGGCCGCCGAGATCCTCCGCGACCTGGGCACCCCGCTGCTGATCAACCAGCCGTCGTACTCGATGCTCAACCGTTGGACCGAGTCCGACGGCCTGCTCGACACGCTGGAGCAGGTGGGCGCCGGCTGCATCGCCTACAGCCCGCTGGCGCAGGGCGTGCTCACCGACCGCTACCTGGACGGCATCCCGGCCGACTCGCGCGTGCGGACCAGCGTGTTCCTCAACGAGAGCGACCTGGACGAGGCGCGGATGGCGACCGTCCGCGGGCTCGCCGCGGTGGCCGAGCGGCGGGGCCAGACCCTGGCCCAGCTCGCCCTGACGTGGGCGCTGCGGGACCCGCGGATGACCAGCCTCATCGTCGGCGCCAGCAGCGTCGCCCAGTTGGAGGGCAACGTCGCCGCGCTGGACAACCTCGACCTGGCCGGCGAGGACCTGGCCGAGATCGAGCAGCTGCTCGACTGA
- a CDS encoding sensor histidine kinase, with protein sequence MTVRGVLAPLVRGSTWRRAVFLLLGGVLALPYALLAVAFAQLLTSSGVPRPPGVGLLLVGVGLAVVPVFLAGSRALEIAAARALLAVDLPEPAPGHRIDRETRLRAALWIALHLTTGATVLFAAISAFPMALVFVAGLAGLDVGAVSDERLGPFDPARPVTAGLAGAAVLVALGYAVAGLGALAASMAPVLLGPAQAERIAALEARAVRLAERNRLARELHDSVGHALTVATLQAGAARELLDTDPEFSRRALRAIEETSRRAMDDLDHVLGLLRETDAGPTPAPNAPQPTLVGLDRLVTAARAAGLVVESRVDGALDALPAVVSREGYRIVQEGLTNAARHGRGPVTLRVAVPPQGLEIELVNAVRGTTGPTGGGRGLDGMRERVLLLGGHLDAGPRGDRWRVRATLPAPREEPG encoded by the coding sequence GTGACGGTCCGGGGTGTCCTCGCGCCGCTGGTGCGCGGCAGCACCTGGCGGCGTGCCGTGTTCCTGCTGCTCGGCGGCGTGCTCGCGCTGCCGTACGCGCTGCTGGCGGTGGCGTTCGCGCAGCTGCTGACCAGCAGCGGGGTGCCGCGTCCGCCCGGCGTCGGGCTGCTGCTGGTCGGCGTCGGGCTCGCGGTGGTGCCGGTGTTCCTGGCCGGCAGCCGGGCGCTGGAGATCGCCGCCGCCCGCGCGCTGCTCGCGGTCGACCTGCCGGAACCCGCCCCCGGCCACCGGATCGACCGGGAGACCCGGCTGCGCGCCGCGCTCTGGATCGCGCTGCACCTGACCACCGGCGCGACGGTGCTGTTCGCCGCGATCAGCGCGTTCCCGATGGCGCTGGTCTTCGTCGCCGGCCTGGCCGGGCTCGACGTCGGCGCGGTGTCGGACGAGCGGCTCGGCCCGTTCGACCCGGCCCGCCCGGTGACCGCCGGCCTGGCCGGCGCCGCCGTGCTGGTCGCGCTCGGCTACGCGGTGGCCGGGTTGGGCGCGCTCGCCGCCTCGATGGCCCCGGTTCTGCTCGGCCCGGCCCAGGCCGAGCGGATCGCCGCGCTGGAGGCCCGCGCGGTCCGCCTGGCCGAACGCAACCGGCTGGCCCGGGAGCTGCACGACTCGGTCGGGCACGCGCTGACCGTGGCGACGCTCCAGGCCGGCGCCGCCCGGGAACTGCTCGACACCGACCCCGAGTTCAGCCGGCGGGCGCTGCGGGCCATCGAGGAGACCAGCCGCCGGGCCATGGACGACCTCGACCACGTGCTCGGGCTGCTCCGCGAGACCGACGCCGGGCCGACGCCCGCGCCGAACGCCCCGCAACCCACGCTGGTCGGGCTGGACCGGCTGGTCACCGCCGCCCGGGCCGCCGGGCTGGTCGTCGAGTCCCGGGTCGACGGGGCGCTGGACGCGCTGCCCGCCGTGGTGTCCCGCGAGGGCTACCGGATCGTCCAGGAGGGGCTGACCAACGCCGCCCGGCACGGCCGGGGACCGGTGACGCTGCGGGTCGCCGTACCCCCGCAGGGGTTGGAGATCGAGCTGGTCAACGCCGTGCGTGGCACCACCGGGCCGACCGGCGGCGGGCGCGGGCTGGACGGCATGCGGGAGCGGGTGCTGCTGCTCGGCGGGCACCTCGACGCCGGCCCGCGCGGCGACCGCTGGCGGGTCCGGGCCACCCTGCCCGCGCCCAGGGAGGAGCCCGGGTGA
- a CDS encoding glycerophosphodiester phosphodiesterase family protein has translation MSVRQVLTALVTGAALAVPAAAHAAPADRPGVPPQRTHFDLQAHRGGIGMTTEETLAGFAKAMRLGVTTLELDTQVTRDEKVVVTHDRQVSAQKCRDTAPVRPGDPAYPYVGKYVKDLTLAQIRTMDCGYQQLPGFPEQEQVAGARMAELRDVLDLVKRYRARGITLNIETKVEAGAPEQTAPRELFVRRVFEEIRRSGIERQVTIQSFDWGALRVMHRLAPRWPLVALTNYDFLQVGRPGASPWLGGLDVDDFGGDFVRAADAIPGVTTLSPNYGFPQNGTIADPAFRFYPDRKMISDAHARGLRVVPWTCDDMPTVAALMDLGVDGVITDYPNRVRQLMAERGMRLPKAYRAR, from the coding sequence ATGTCCGTCCGTCAGGTGCTGACGGCACTGGTCACCGGCGCGGCGCTGGCCGTTCCGGCGGCCGCCCACGCGGCGCCGGCCGACCGTCCCGGCGTCCCGCCGCAGCGGACCCACTTCGACCTGCAGGCCCATCGCGGTGGCATCGGCATGACCACCGAGGAGACGCTGGCCGGCTTCGCCAAGGCGATGCGCCTCGGCGTCACCACGCTGGAGCTGGACACCCAGGTCACCCGGGACGAGAAGGTCGTCGTCACGCACGACCGCCAGGTCAGCGCGCAGAAGTGCCGGGACACCGCGCCGGTGCGTCCGGGCGACCCGGCGTACCCGTATGTCGGGAAGTACGTCAAGGACCTGACCCTGGCGCAGATCAGGACCATGGACTGCGGCTACCAGCAGCTGCCCGGCTTCCCGGAGCAGGAGCAGGTCGCCGGCGCCCGGATGGCCGAGCTGCGCGACGTGCTCGACCTGGTGAAGCGCTACCGGGCCCGTGGGATCACGCTCAACATCGAGACCAAGGTGGAGGCGGGGGCGCCCGAGCAGACCGCGCCGCGTGAGCTGTTCGTCCGGCGGGTCTTCGAGGAGATCCGGCGCTCGGGCATCGAGCGGCAGGTCACCATCCAGTCGTTCGACTGGGGAGCGCTGCGGGTGATGCACCGGCTCGCGCCGCGCTGGCCGCTGGTGGCGCTGACCAACTACGACTTCCTGCAGGTCGGCAGGCCGGGCGCGTCGCCCTGGCTGGGCGGGCTGGACGTGGACGACTTCGGCGGCGACTTCGTCCGGGCCGCCGACGCGATCCCGGGCGTCACCACGCTCTCGCCGAACTACGGGTTCCCGCAGAACGGCACGATCGCCGACCCGGCCTTCCGGTTCTACCCGGACCGGAAGATGATCTCGGACGCGCACGCACGCGGGTTGCGGGTCGTGCCGTGGACCTGCGACGACATGCCGACCGTGGCGGCGCTGATGGACCTCGGCGTGGACGGCGTCATCACCGACTACCCGAACCGGGTCCGGCAGCTCATGGCCGAGCGGGGCATGCGGCTGCCGAAGGCGTACCGGGCGCGCTGA
- a CDS encoding aldo/keto reductase → MRFVRLDTPKPISKIGLGTWQFGSREWGYGPDYERRAAEIVRRALDLGVTLFDTAELYGFGRSERILGAALGDDRAKVVVASKIFPLLPVAPVVQQRAVASAARLGVDGIDLYQVHQPNPVVADTTTMSGMRTLQDVGLVGEVGVSNYDLRRWRFAEAALGRRVLSNQVRYSMLDRGPEEDLIPYAEQAGRIVIAYSPLAQGFLSGRYDAANPPAGAVRRANPYFLPENLARGTELIATLREVADAHDATPSQIALAYVLRHPNVVAIPGASGVEQMERNAAAAEIDLTDDEYAALATAARAFRPVTGLAAVPKMIRARLGK, encoded by the coding sequence ATGCGTTTCGTGCGGCTCGACACCCCCAAGCCCATCTCGAAGATCGGCCTCGGCACGTGGCAGTTCGGTTCCCGTGAGTGGGGCTACGGCCCCGACTACGAGCGCCGCGCCGCCGAGATCGTGCGGCGGGCGCTCGACCTCGGGGTCACCCTCTTCGACACCGCCGAGCTCTACGGCTTCGGCCGCAGCGAGCGGATCCTCGGTGCCGCGCTCGGCGACGACCGGGCGAAGGTCGTGGTGGCCAGCAAGATCTTCCCGCTGCTCCCGGTCGCCCCGGTGGTGCAGCAGCGCGCGGTCGCCTCCGCCGCCCGGCTCGGCGTCGACGGCATCGACCTCTACCAGGTGCACCAGCCCAACCCGGTGGTCGCCGACACCACCACCATGAGCGGCATGCGCACGCTCCAGGACGTCGGCCTGGTCGGCGAGGTGGGCGTCAGCAACTACGACCTGCGCCGGTGGCGGTTCGCCGAGGCCGCGCTGGGCCGCCGGGTGCTGAGCAACCAGGTCCGCTACAGCATGCTCGACCGCGGCCCCGAGGAGGACCTGATCCCGTACGCGGAGCAGGCCGGCCGGATCGTCATCGCGTACAGCCCGCTGGCCCAGGGCTTCCTCTCCGGCCGCTACGACGCCGCCAACCCGCCGGCCGGGGCGGTGCGCCGGGCCAACCCGTACTTCCTGCCGGAGAACCTGGCACGCGGCACCGAGCTGATCGCCACGCTGCGCGAGGTGGCCGACGCGCACGACGCCACGCCGAGCCAGATCGCACTGGCGTACGTGCTGCGGCACCCGAACGTGGTCGCCATCCCCGGTGCGTCCGGAGTGGAGCAGATGGAACGCAACGCGGCCGCCGCCGAGATCGACCTGACCGACGACGAGTACGCCGCGCTGGCCACCGCCGCGCGCGCGTTCCGCCCGGTCACCGGCCTGGCCGCCGTACCGAAGATGATCCGCGCCCGACTGGGGAAGTGA
- a CDS encoding magnesium chelatase, producing MGRVTAPNQVSPVPPAELPGTLGALRAIGHQYRTVKQEIRDNLLTRMRAGEDRFPGIVGYQDTVLPEVERALLAGHDMVLLGERGQGKTRLIRALGALLDEWTPVIPGSVLNEHPMHPLTPASRALVDSAGDDLPIGWLHRSMRYGEKLATPDTSVGDLIGDVDPVRLAQGRTLGDPETIHFGLVPRTNRGVFAVNELPDLAERIQVALLNVLEERDIQVRGYQLRLPLDLLLVASANPEDYTNRGRIITPLKDRFGAEIRTHYPLDLELELALIRQEADLVAAVPEHVLEVLARFARAVRESPSVDPRSGVSARFAIAAAETVAASALRRSGLLAGAPADRAEAPVARVGDAVSVTSTLRGKVEFESGEEGREIEVLGHLLRTATAETFRARLAGLDLSGFTALVAEGEVVETGELVSSAELLRQVGTVPGLAKVLDRLGLGDAPSPEEAAAGIEFVLEGLHLTRRLGKDVTESGRTVYGGRG from the coding sequence GTGGGTCGGGTGACCGCTCCCAACCAGGTTTCCCCGGTCCCGCCCGCCGAGCTGCCCGGCACGCTCGGCGCGTTGCGCGCGATTGGCCACCAGTACCGCACGGTCAAGCAGGAGATCCGCGACAACCTCCTCACCCGGATGCGCGCCGGCGAGGACCGCTTCCCCGGCATCGTGGGCTACCAGGACACGGTGCTGCCCGAGGTCGAGCGCGCGCTGCTCGCCGGCCACGACATGGTGCTGCTCGGCGAACGCGGGCAGGGCAAGACCCGACTGATCCGCGCGCTCGGCGCGCTGCTCGACGAGTGGACCCCGGTGATCCCCGGCTCGGTGCTCAACGAGCACCCGATGCACCCGCTCACCCCGGCGTCCCGCGCGCTCGTCGACTCCGCCGGCGACGACCTGCCGATCGGCTGGCTGCACCGCTCGATGCGCTACGGCGAGAAGCTCGCCACCCCGGACACCAGCGTCGGCGACCTGATCGGCGACGTCGACCCGGTCCGGCTCGCCCAGGGGCGCACGCTCGGCGACCCGGAGACCATCCACTTCGGGCTGGTGCCGCGCACCAACCGGGGTGTCTTCGCCGTCAACGAGCTGCCCGACCTGGCCGAGCGGATCCAGGTGGCGCTGCTCAACGTGCTGGAGGAACGAGACATCCAGGTCCGCGGCTACCAGCTGCGGCTGCCGTTGGACCTGCTGCTGGTGGCCAGCGCCAACCCGGAGGACTACACCAACCGGGGCCGGATCATCACCCCGCTCAAGGACCGCTTCGGCGCCGAGATCCGCACCCACTACCCGCTCGACCTGGAGCTGGAGCTGGCGCTGATCCGGCAGGAGGCCGACCTGGTCGCCGCCGTGCCGGAGCACGTGCTGGAGGTGCTGGCCCGGTTCGCCCGCGCGGTGCGGGAGTCGCCGTCGGTGGACCCGCGCTCCGGCGTCTCCGCCCGGTTCGCCATCGCCGCCGCGGAGACCGTCGCCGCCTCCGCGCTGCGCCGCTCCGGCCTGCTCGCCGGCGCCCCCGCCGACCGGGCCGAGGCGCCCGTGGCGCGGGTCGGCGACGCGGTGTCGGTGACGTCCACGCTGCGCGGGAAGGTCGAGTTCGAGAGCGGCGAGGAGGGACGCGAGATCGAGGTCCTCGGGCACCTGCTGCGCACCGCCACCGCCGAGACGTTCCGGGCCCGGCTGGCCGGGCTGGACCTGTCCGGCTTCACCGCGCTGGTGGCCGAGGGCGAGGTGGTCGAGACCGGGGAGCTGGTCTCCTCGGCCGAGCTGCTGCGCCAGGTCGGCACCGTGCCCGGGCTGGCCAAGGTGCTGGACCGGCTCGGCCTCGGCGACGCGCCCAGCCCGGAGGAGGCGGCCGCCGGCATCGAGTTCGTCCTCGAAGGGCTGCACCTGACCCGCCGGCTCGGCAAGGACGTCACCGAGTCCGGGCGCACCGTCTACGGCGGCCGGGGCTGA
- a CDS encoding response regulator, protein MTIDVLIVDDDELIRVGLRAIVDAQADLRVVGEAADGAEVPPLVAKLRPAVVLMDVRMPAIDGIQATRRLLAASADPPRVLVVTTFANDEYVYEALRAGASGFLLKRARPAEVVEAIRVVAAGESLLFPAAIRQLVGAYGRRGGDRLHAARLTDREAEVLRLMAAGLSNPEIAARLVVGVETVKTHVGNVLAKLGVRDRTQAVVAAYESGFVVPAG, encoded by the coding sequence GTGACCATCGACGTGCTGATCGTCGACGACGACGAGCTGATCCGGGTCGGCCTGCGGGCCATCGTGGACGCGCAGGCGGACCTGCGCGTCGTCGGCGAGGCGGCGGACGGGGCCGAGGTGCCGCCGCTGGTGGCGAAGCTGCGCCCGGCCGTGGTGCTGATGGACGTGCGGATGCCGGCCATCGACGGCATCCAGGCCACCCGCCGGCTGCTCGCCGCCTCCGCCGACCCGCCCCGGGTGCTGGTGGTCACCACGTTCGCCAACGACGAGTACGTCTACGAGGCGCTGCGCGCCGGGGCGAGCGGCTTCCTGCTCAAACGGGCCCGGCCGGCCGAGGTGGTGGAGGCGATCCGGGTGGTGGCGGCCGGCGAGTCGCTGCTCTTCCCGGCCGCGATCCGGCAGCTCGTCGGCGCGTACGGGCGGCGCGGCGGGGACCGGCTGCACGCCGCGCGGCTGACCGACCGGGAAGCCGAGGTGCTGCGGCTGATGGCGGCCGGGCTGTCCAATCCGGAGATCGCCGCCCGCCTGGTGGTCGGCGTCGAGACGGTGAAGACACACGTCGGGAACGTGCTGGCCAAGCTCGGGGTGCGGGACCGGACGCAGGCGGTCGTCGCCGCCTACGAGTCCGGGTTCGTCGTCCCGGCCGGCTGA
- a CDS encoding lytic polysaccharide monooxygenase auxiliary activity family 9 protein, protein MDTRRALAALAAVAATLLSTAVPASAHGAPTSPMSRAAACGPEGGRAQTPACRAAIAAGAAVREWDNIRVARIDGRDRERIPDGELCSGGLSAYRGLDLPRSDWPATTLTAGARHTFRYRTTIPHEGTFRFYVTTRSYAPDRRLTWADVEEKPFLEVTDPPIRAGAYEMPGRLPTGRTGRHLIYVIWQNSSTQDTYYSCSDVIFRAAASGSGSRSKPSASAAAPRTLAVPATGDEPAAGVPVAAVTDTGPLSRPLVIGAAAVVTALLATVVGLRLRRAGGPPPGRPCGVRNHRAGRRRIW, encoded by the coding sequence ATGGACACACGTCGCGCGCTCGCCGCGCTCGCCGCCGTCGCCGCGACGCTGCTGTCCACCGCCGTGCCGGCGAGCGCCCACGGGGCGCCGACCAGCCCGATGAGCCGGGCGGCGGCCTGCGGTCCGGAGGGCGGCCGGGCACAGACACCGGCCTGCCGCGCCGCGATCGCCGCCGGCGCGGCGGTACGCGAGTGGGACAACATCCGGGTGGCCCGGATCGACGGGCGGGACCGGGAACGCATCCCGGACGGGGAGCTGTGCAGTGGCGGGCTCTCCGCGTACCGGGGACTGGACCTGCCGCGCAGCGACTGGCCCGCCACCACGCTCACGGCCGGGGCCCGGCACACGTTCCGCTATCGCACCACCATCCCGCACGAGGGCACGTTCCGGTTCTACGTGACCACCCGGTCGTACGCCCCGGACCGGCGTCTGACCTGGGCCGACGTCGAGGAGAAGCCGTTCCTGGAGGTCACCGACCCGCCGATCCGGGCCGGCGCGTACGAGATGCCGGGACGGTTGCCGACCGGGCGCACGGGCCGGCACCTGATCTACGTGATCTGGCAGAACTCCAGCACCCAGGACACCTACTACTCCTGCTCCGACGTGATCTTCCGGGCCGCCGCGAGTGGCTCCGGGAGCAGGAGCAAGCCGTCGGCGAGCGCGGCGGCCCCGCGTACCCTCGCCGTGCCGGCGACCGGCGACGAGCCGGCGGCGGGGGTGCCGGTGGCGGCGGTGACCGACACCGGCCCGCTCTCCCGGCCGCTGGTCATCGGCGCGGCGGCGGTGGTCACCGCGCTGCTGGCGACAGTGGTCGGCCTGCGGCTGCGACGGGCCGGCGGCCCGCCGCCCGGGCGGCCGTGCGGGGTGCGCAACCACCGCGCCGGGCGGCGCCGGATCTGGTGA
- a CDS encoding DUF4153 domain-containing protein — MVPPAPQPYLLVLPTMEGAPPPVPWPGAEGQPAWAIPVTVPAGTQGYALFVPLVPAAGQPATGVPAQAGPPTVEGATAPTLAAPPSRAGGQSAVPVATGTAESGRTAGEPSGSSPAGAGPTSGAPSAADSPAAAGPADGGPGDDGPGDDGPVLVAADADPARRPATATSGAATGSNTTASPPAVTAVRPSPSAVTAAGPAGQAGPQPAPVGAGTTVAPAGPHPPAAPPYQDMRPWGTYPPPQSWAPRPRVARTSFLGARWPGPKPATGRAVPLAVLAGALGSAVFVPLGRVGIGWFLGWLTLTVAVLLAVRAKTAELPRADRLIRLGWAVAALALIAVPAVRNAWWLVTFCVLGALGCATLAIAGGRLVRSILFGLVATPFAALRGLPWVRRHVSASPEATTVRKVTVSVVATLVVLVVFGSLLASADAAFSEALGTLVPEVDLGTVVGWLFLAAVGGLIAVAAVYTLAAPPDLSTVDREGERRLGLLEWAPAIGALTLLFAGFVVVQFTVLFGGQRHVQNVAGLSYAEYARSGFWQLLFVTLLTVAVLAGVGRWAGRERPVERVLLRVLLGLLSALSVVIVVSALSRMWTYQKVYSFTGERIFVMAFELLLGAVFLMILAAGVRWRGRWIPGATVALAVAMLLGLAVLNPEDYAARRNTLRYEQTGKIDAWYLRALSADATPALTRLPDPVRRCTLSWIADELDQRDPWYAWNLGRQRARQALDRVGPTAVGGPKDCRRADQFDLPKTRRPR; from the coding sequence GTGGTCCCGCCCGCCCCCCAGCCGTACCTGCTGGTCCTGCCCACGATGGAGGGCGCGCCACCGCCGGTGCCGTGGCCCGGCGCGGAGGGGCAGCCCGCCTGGGCGATCCCGGTCACCGTGCCGGCCGGCACCCAGGGCTACGCGTTGTTCGTGCCGCTGGTCCCGGCGGCCGGTCAGCCGGCCACCGGCGTGCCCGCCCAGGCCGGTCCACCGACCGTCGAGGGCGCGACCGCGCCGACGCTCGCCGCGCCGCCGTCCCGGGCGGGCGGGCAGTCAGCCGTCCCGGTCGCAACCGGCACGGCCGAGAGCGGGCGCACCGCCGGCGAGCCGAGCGGGAGCAGCCCGGCCGGGGCCGGCCCGACGTCCGGTGCGCCGAGCGCGGCCGACAGCCCGGCTGCGGCCGGTCCGGCCGACGGCGGCCCGGGCGACGATGGCCCGGGTGACGATGGCCCGGTCCTGGTCGCGGCGGACGCCGACCCGGCGCGTCGACCGGCGACGGCGACGTCCGGGGCCGCCACGGGCTCGAACACCACGGCATCGCCCCCGGCGGTCACGGCCGTGCGACCCTCCCCGTCCGCGGTGACCGCCGCCGGGCCGGCGGGACAGGCCGGGCCGCAGCCCGCGCCCGTCGGCGCCGGCACCACGGTGGCGCCGGCCGGCCCGCACCCGCCCGCCGCGCCGCCGTACCAGGACATGCGGCCCTGGGGCACCTACCCGCCGCCGCAGAGCTGGGCTCCCCGGCCCCGGGTTGCCCGCACGTCGTTCCTCGGCGCCCGGTGGCCCGGCCCGAAGCCGGCCACCGGCCGGGCCGTGCCGCTCGCGGTGCTCGCCGGCGCGCTGGGCAGCGCGGTCTTCGTGCCGCTCGGCCGGGTCGGCATCGGTTGGTTCCTGGGCTGGCTGACGCTCACCGTCGCGGTGCTGCTCGCGGTCCGCGCGAAGACCGCCGAACTGCCCCGCGCCGACCGGCTGATCCGCCTCGGGTGGGCGGTGGCGGCCCTGGCCCTGATCGCCGTGCCGGCCGTCCGCAACGCCTGGTGGCTGGTGACGTTCTGCGTGCTCGGCGCGCTGGGCTGCGCCACGCTCGCGATCGCCGGCGGCCGGTTGGTCCGCTCGATCCTGTTCGGCCTCGTCGCCACGCCGTTCGCGGCGCTGCGTGGCCTGCCCTGGGTGCGCCGGCACGTCAGCGCCTCGCCGGAGGCGACGACGGTCCGCAAGGTCACCGTGTCGGTGGTCGCCACCCTGGTCGTGCTGGTGGTCTTCGGCAGCCTGCTCGCATCGGCCGACGCGGCGTTCTCCGAGGCGCTGGGCACGCTCGTGCCCGAGGTCGACCTCGGTACGGTCGTCGGCTGGCTCTTCCTCGCCGCGGTGGGTGGGCTGATCGCGGTCGCCGCCGTCTACACGCTGGCCGCACCGCCCGACCTGTCCACCGTGGACCGGGAGGGTGAGCGCCGGCTCGGCCTGCTGGAGTGGGCCCCGGCGATCGGGGCGCTGACGCTGCTCTTCGCCGGCTTCGTGGTGGTGCAGTTCACCGTGCTCTTCGGCGGCCAGCGACACGTGCAGAACGTCGCCGGGCTCAGCTACGCCGAGTACGCCCGCAGCGGCTTCTGGCAGCTGCTCTTCGTCACGCTGCTGACGGTGGCGGTGCTCGCCGGGGTGGGTCGCTGGGCCGGGCGGGAGCGGCCGGTCGAACGCGTCCTGCTGCGCGTGCTGCTCGGGCTGCTCAGCGCGCTCAGCGTGGTGATCGTGGTGTCCGCGCTGTCCCGGATGTGGACCTACCAGAAGGTCTACAGCTTCACTGGTGAGCGGATCTTCGTGATGGCGTTCGAGCTGCTGCTCGGCGCGGTCTTCCTGATGATCCTGGCGGCGGGCGTGCGCTGGCGGGGCCGGTGGATCCCCGGCGCCACCGTGGCACTGGCCGTGGCGATGCTGCTCGGCCTGGCGGTGCTCAACCCGGAGGACTACGCCGCCCGGCGCAACACGCTCCGGTACGAGCAGACCGGCAAGATCGACGCCTGGTACCTGCGGGCGCTGTCCGCCGACGCCACCCCCGCGCTCACCCGGCTGCCCGACCCGGTGCGCCGCTGCACGCTGAGCTGGATCGCCGACGAGCTCGACCAGCGCGACCCCTGGTACGCCTGGAACCTCGGCCGCCAGCGGGCCCGTCAGGCGTTGGACCGGGTCGGGCCGACAGCGGTCGGCGGGCCGAAGGACTGCCGCCGGGCGGACCAGTTCGACCTGCCGAAGACCCGCCGACCCCGCTGA
- a CDS encoding hemerythrin domain-containing protein: MDDITALILDDHAAFRRGFARLDDARDPAEMLAIWEALALHLDIHAEAEEAILYPHLVKHGDDGEDETADAIGDHNKIRDAVAESKRHEVGSDAWWAAVGTARKENSEHLAEEEDEALPDFRRHASVELRAELGARWLTFYGEHKNGRNLRFHDKDPEAYVRDHR; this comes from the coding sequence ATGGACGACATCACCGCACTGATCCTGGACGACCACGCCGCCTTCCGGCGCGGCTTCGCCCGGCTCGACGACGCCCGCGACCCGGCCGAGATGCTGGCGATCTGGGAGGCGCTCGCGCTGCACCTGGACATCCACGCGGAGGCCGAGGAGGCGATCCTCTACCCGCACCTGGTCAAGCACGGCGACGACGGCGAGGACGAGACCGCCGACGCCATCGGCGACCACAACAAGATCCGTGACGCGGTCGCCGAGTCGAAGCGGCACGAGGTCGGCTCGGACGCCTGGTGGGCGGCGGTGGGCACGGCCCGCAAGGAGAACAGCGAGCACCTGGCCGAGGAGGAGGACGAGGCGCTGCCCGACTTCCGCCGGCACGCGAGCGTGGAACTGCGGGCCGAGCTGGGGGCACGGTGGCTCACCTTCTACGGCGAGCACAAGAACGGTCGGAACCTGCGCTTCCACGACAAGGACCCGGAGGCCTACGTCCGCGACCACCGCTGA